A portion of the Sulfuricurvum kujiense DSM 16994 genome contains these proteins:
- a CDS encoding sensor histidine kinase yields the protein MSAEAFTHLAYGATFGILLMSIVYTLVRYVYSKEIMYISYCAMQVFSLGYISVYSHLFSLSAFSQEIFLLLATLSAVIFAITFHEGNLIPKITNFKELVINTLLLNVVILTAFYHYILFEYLPYTVVYAILFLSIVFNLRSGFKPTIVYVIGWSLLCILLFVFQLKQVYVEHGYIDIVLAAFAVEAVLFTISISYKYNLFKNQALDHQNMLFQQSKMAKSGEMIANITHQFRQPLNNLSYLLMNLKSRYENRTLDDAYFDKKIASAQEQLQFLSKTIDDFKEFYTPDKVKEPFSLTEAIRNSVAVIAPDLKSKGIVLEVVACDEEVIVFGKKNELSQVLLALISNASDALRGVSEPKIILRSNRNGSEAMIRLEDNGSGIPSDVLGKIFEPYVTTKSQGSGIGLYLCKMIIEKSFGGKIEVESKVREGSVFTLSMALYH from the coding sequence TTGAGTGCTGAAGCGTTCACCCACTTAGCCTACGGTGCAACGTTCGGCATTTTACTGATGAGTATCGTCTATACGTTGGTACGCTATGTTTATTCCAAAGAGATTATGTATATCAGCTATTGTGCAATGCAGGTCTTTTCATTGGGGTACATCAGTGTATACAGTCATCTTTTTTCGCTATCAGCGTTTAGTCAAGAGATATTTCTTCTGCTAGCAACGCTTAGTGCCGTTATTTTTGCGATAACGTTTCATGAGGGCAATTTGATCCCAAAGATTACTAATTTTAAAGAGTTGGTTATCAATACCCTCTTGCTCAATGTTGTCATTTTAACCGCCTTTTATCACTATATCCTTTTTGAGTATCTCCCCTATACGGTAGTTTATGCGATTTTGTTTCTCTCAATCGTATTTAACCTCCGATCAGGATTTAAACCGACGATCGTTTACGTCATCGGATGGTCACTGCTGTGTATTTTGTTGTTTGTGTTTCAGCTCAAACAGGTGTACGTAGAACACGGTTATATCGATATTGTATTGGCGGCGTTTGCAGTGGAAGCGGTGTTGTTTACGATCTCTATTTCGTACAAATACAATCTTTTCAAAAATCAGGCACTCGATCATCAAAATATGCTGTTTCAACAGTCAAAAATGGCAAAAAGCGGTGAGATGATCGCTAATATCACCCACCAGTTTCGTCAACCCCTCAACAACCTCTCCTACCTGTTGATGAATTTGAAAAGTCGATATGAAAACCGTACGCTTGACGATGCATATTTTGATAAGAAAATCGCTTCGGCTCAGGAACAACTGCAGTTTTTATCCAAGACGATTGATGATTTCAAAGAGTTTTATACCCCTGACAAAGTGAAAGAACCTTTTTCCCTCACCGAAGCGATCCGCAACAGCGTTGCCGTCATTGCTCCCGATTTGAAGAGCAAGGGAATTGTATTGGAGGTTGTTGCTTGTGATGAAGAGGTAATTGTTTTTGGGAAAAAGAATGAGCTGTCACAGGTACTTTTGGCGTTGATCTCCAATGCGTCGGATGCATTGAGAGGGGTTAGTGAACCAAAGATTATCCTTCGCAGCAACCGTAATGGAAGCGAAGCAATGATTAGACTCGAAGATAACGGGAGCGGGATCCCAAGCGATGTGCTCGGAAAGATATTTGAGCCCTATGTTACGACAAAATCGCAAGGGAGCGGAATCGGGCTCTATTTATGCAAAATGATAATCGAAAAAAGCTTCGGAGGAAAAATAGAGGTAGAGAGCAAGGTTCGGGAGGGGAGCGTGTTTACCCTCTCGATGGCGCTCTATCACTGA
- the ccoG gene encoding cytochrome c oxidase accessory protein CcoG: MSYATKRYWFYAFVTLFTFVVPFITLNENHLLLLSFEKLQFHFMGLAYDVNEFYIMPFLLMFLFIGIFALTSILGRAWCGWGCPQTIFRTIYRDLIQGTLLDLRNNANKQKRMDTSPLENKLKIVVGFLLWTLIATTASTNFIWYFVPPEDFFTYMYHPEEHLFIIIFIATTAAFLIYDIVWMQESFCTYLCPYSRIQTVLYDDNTKHVVYNHNRGGLIYQNNQKQITDSKQWIGTEECTTCEACVKVCPTHIDIRQGLQLECINCLGCADACTAVMGKLGKKSLIEWGSQKSIFHDIKCSIFSKRNMMYFVAMAGSLIFAAAFASEQERVLVNINKPNELYKVQEGIVSNNYIVNIHNTQKQTYTYDVKVEDKNFRIDSFEALTLKPDGMRKRILVISTNQNLSQSDRRDTALKVKLMIFAKEDPKISVVKEISFIYPRTQ, translated from the coding sequence ATGTCTTATGCGACTAAGCGATATTGGTTCTACGCCTTTGTCACCCTGTTTACCTTTGTTGTGCCGTTTATCACGCTCAATGAAAACCATCTGTTACTTCTCTCGTTTGAGAAACTCCAGTTCCATTTTATGGGATTGGCATACGATGTCAACGAATTTTACATTATGCCGTTTTTGCTAATGTTTTTGTTTATCGGCATTTTTGCCCTCACCTCCATCTTGGGTAGAGCGTGGTGCGGATGGGGATGCCCTCAGACTATTTTTCGAACCATTTATCGGGATCTGATTCAAGGAACACTCCTTGATTTGAGAAACAATGCGAACAAACAAAAGCGGATGGATACCTCACCTCTTGAGAATAAACTCAAAATTGTTGTCGGATTTTTGCTCTGGACGTTAATCGCCACAACCGCATCGACCAATTTCATCTGGTATTTTGTTCCGCCTGAAGATTTTTTCACCTACATGTACCATCCCGAAGAACACCTATTTATCATTATCTTTATTGCGACGACTGCAGCATTTTTGATCTACGATATTGTATGGATGCAGGAGAGTTTTTGTACCTACCTGTGCCCTTATTCACGTATTCAAACCGTCCTGTACGATGATAATACCAAACACGTCGTCTATAACCACAATCGCGGCGGTTTGATTTACCAAAACAATCAAAAGCAGATTACGGATAGTAAACAGTGGATAGGAACAGAAGAGTGTACCACCTGTGAAGCCTGTGTCAAAGTATGTCCGACCCACATTGATATACGTCAAGGACTACAGTTAGAGTGTATCAACTGCCTCGGATGCGCCGATGCCTGTACTGCTGTTATGGGCAAACTGGGTAAAAAATCACTGATCGAGTGGGGAAGCCAAAAATCTATTTTTCATGACATAAAGTGCTCTATTTTTTCAAAACGCAATATGATGTATTTCGTCGCTATGGCTGGATCTTTGATTTTTGCGGCAGCATTTGCATCGGAACAAGAGCGGGTGTTGGTCAATATCAATAAACCAAACGAACTCTACAAAGTGCAGGAGGGTATCGTGAGCAACAACTATATTGTTAACATTCACAACACCCAAAAACAAACCTATACCTATGATGTCAAAGTGGAAGATAAAAACTTCCGTATCGATAGCTTTGAAGCGCTAACCCTCAAACCGGACGGAATGCGAAAACGGATATTGGTGATCTCGACAAATCAAAACTTGTCCCAGTCGGATCGAAGAGACACCGCGTTGAAAGTCAAACTGATGATCTTTGCAAAAGAAGATCCGAAAATCTCTGTCGTAAAAGAGATTTCGTTTATCTATCCGCGAACTCAGTGA
- a CDS encoding J domain-containing protein — translation MKVVLRNNAIFVQGSSNTLEESWMEEFFDHHIHNTLFLDNGVLVLNNENSSDQKEEFLETLSERFTKANELTSSFYSRSLKRCRTAAVRIEVPFRESEKVDIEVYAYNSGCVQFTLLSPNRWVMRYLKQQLSNLVTSSTDDDIFIDVSTAAAKARLEKTLNRREVLHFTINYQYDDEFMSRLYGNYKGWGFGNDAIDKMIRYHAIFEIPMGSTPEDLKKRYRMLAKRYHPDRVQSKNPKIINKYTEKFQLLQEAYGALRAVS, via the coding sequence GTGAAAGTTGTTTTACGCAATAACGCTATCTTTGTTCAAGGGAGCTCTAATACGCTCGAAGAGTCGTGGATGGAGGAGTTTTTCGACCATCACATCCATAACACACTGTTTTTGGATAACGGTGTTCTGGTCCTCAACAACGAAAATTCTTCCGATCAAAAAGAGGAGTTTTTGGAGACATTGAGCGAGCGTTTTACAAAAGCCAATGAACTGACCAGTTCGTTTTACAGCCGATCGCTCAAACGGTGCCGCACGGCCGCCGTCCGGATTGAAGTTCCTTTCCGTGAGAGTGAAAAAGTGGATATCGAAGTATATGCCTACAATTCGGGTTGTGTACAATTTACCCTTTTGAGTCCGAACCGCTGGGTGATGCGCTATCTCAAACAGCAGCTTTCCAATTTAGTGACAAGCTCGACAGACGATGATATTTTTATCGATGTCAGTACCGCTGCCGCTAAAGCACGCCTTGAGAAAACGCTTAACCGCCGAGAAGTTCTCCATTTTACGATCAACTACCAATACGATGACGAATTTATGAGCCGGCTTTACGGAAACTACAAAGGGTGGGGATTCGGAAACGATGCAATCGATAAAATGATCCGCTACCATGCGATTTTCGAAATACCGATGGGATCCACACCGGAAGATTTGAAAAAACGGTACCGAATGCTGGCAAAACGGTATCACCCGGATCGAGTACAGAGCAAAAATCCTAAAATCATCAATAAATACACCGAAAAATTCCAGCTTCTCCAAGAGGCGTACGGCGCATTACGGGCGGTCAGTTAA
- a CDS encoding DUF234 domain-containing protein, with translation MDKKLISDFFHLNLPRDMEQCIELFAIFGGYDTPIDADAPIESLITQHILEPFELHRERFLSSLQDNPLYLNLLHAIAVGDRRQGSAYRRARIGKERGNEAFEFLRYSGYLTLERSREMPLERAHPKQRFKKEIEHHKISHKYRFKFPFLRFWFAFVEPFSKSIQEGNYLPFFAHFHERFNAFVGFTFEELCDLYIREILAPRFKNDLLDSGSYWNREVEIDLLTETMEGETWVGECKWTNHKVNKKELRHLEEKCVKLSIAPDRIFLFTKRGFSNELNDLKDKRLFRFSAEDLSVLTDRP, from the coding sequence ATGGATAAAAAACTGATAAGCGATTTTTTTCATCTCAATCTCCCCCGCGACATGGAGCAATGTATTGAACTCTTTGCCATCTTCGGAGGATACGATACGCCGATCGATGCCGATGCACCGATCGAATCGCTTATCACACAGCATATACTTGAGCCGTTCGAGCTTCATCGGGAACGCTTTCTCTCATCTCTTCAAGACAACCCCCTGTATCTGAATCTTCTGCATGCCATAGCCGTCGGAGACCGACGCCAGGGGTCGGCTTACCGCCGTGCCCGTATCGGCAAAGAGCGGGGAAACGAAGCTTTTGAGTTTTTACGCTACAGCGGATATCTGACATTGGAGCGTTCGCGCGAAATGCCCCTGGAGCGCGCCCATCCGAAACAACGGTTTAAAAAAGAGATCGAACATCATAAAATTTCGCACAAATATCGGTTTAAATTCCCTTTTTTGCGCTTTTGGTTTGCGTTTGTGGAACCTTTTTCCAAATCGATTCAAGAGGGAAACTATCTCCCCTTTTTTGCCCATTTTCATGAGCGTTTCAACGCTTTTGTCGGTTTTACCTTCGAAGAATTATGTGATCTGTATATCCGAGAAATACTGGCGCCGCGGTTTAAAAACGATCTACTCGATTCTGGAAGCTACTGGAACCGTGAAGTGGAGATTGATCTGCTTACTGAGACAATGGAGGGGGAGACATGGGTCGGGGAGTGCAAATGGACGAACCACAAGGTGAACAAAAAAGAGCTTCGTCATCTCGAAGAGAAATGTGTCAAACTCTCTATTGCACCGGATAGGATCTTTCTCTTCACCAAGCGAGGGTTTTCAAACGAACTGAATGATTTGAAGGATAAACGGCTCTTCCGCTTTAGTGCGGAAGATTTAAGCGTTTTAACTGACCGCCCGTAA
- a CDS encoding aldo/keto reductase, with amino-acid sequence MEYRYIGRSGLRVSPICMGTMTFGSQCDEKTAFKIMDKAYEAGVNFFDTAELYPVPPEEKLAGLTEEMVGRWLKTKPRESIILASKVAGAASGWFVPPIRHGYTAIDRFHIVRAIEGSLKRLDTDYIDLYQMHWPDTVVPIEESMRAFDALVQSGKVRYIGTSNDSARGTMKSLMVSKYEKLARFESIQNNFSLLNRRDLTEIGALCREEKVSLLPYSPLAGGVLSGKYNQDINAHGRFSDYVKSSNKRQRLMAARFMNDKTLASTQEYLRIAHEAGLHPVTMAIAWSKQFDFVASTIIGATTPEQLDASLGAMNVTLSPEILQKLDEVHAKILYPMG; translated from the coding sequence ATGGAATATCGCTATATTGGTCGCAGCGGGCTGCGCGTATCGCCGATTTGTATGGGAACGATGACATTCGGGTCTCAATGCGATGAAAAAACGGCATTTAAAATTATGGATAAGGCGTATGAAGCCGGGGTGAATTTTTTCGATACGGCCGAACTGTATCCCGTCCCCCCCGAAGAGAAGCTTGCCGGATTGACCGAGGAGATGGTCGGTCGTTGGCTGAAAACGAAACCGCGCGAGAGCATCATCCTCGCATCCAAAGTGGCAGGGGCGGCATCGGGATGGTTCGTCCCTCCGATCCGTCACGGGTATACGGCGATTGATCGCTTTCACATCGTTCGGGCAATCGAGGGCTCTCTTAAACGTCTGGACACCGATTACATCGATCTGTATCAGATGCACTGGCCCGATACGGTTGTCCCCATCGAAGAATCGATGCGGGCGTTCGATGCTTTGGTGCAAAGCGGCAAGGTACGCTATATCGGTACTTCCAACGACAGCGCGCGCGGGACGATGAAATCGCTGATGGTTTCCAAATACGAAAAACTGGCCCGTTTCGAGTCGATCCAAAACAACTTTTCGCTTCTTAACCGTCGGGATTTAACCGAGATCGGCGCATTGTGCCGCGAAGAGAAGGTTTCTTTATTGCCGTATTCGCCTCTGGCGGGCGGGGTGCTCAGCGGGAAATACAATCAGGACATTAATGCTCACGGACGCTTTAGCGACTATGTGAAATCAAGCAACAAACGTCAGCGTCTGATGGCGGCACGGTTTATGAACGATAAAACATTGGCGTCGACGCAGGAATATCTGCGTATCGCGCATGAAGCGGGACTGCATCCGGTGACGATGGCGATCGCGTGGAGCAAGCAGTTCGATTTTGTCGCCTCTACGATTATCGGAGCGACAACGCCTGAGCAGTTGGATGCAAGCCTTGGGGCGATGAATGTGACTCTAAGCCCTGAAATATTACAAAAACTGGATGAGGTACATGCAAAAATTCTTTATCCTATGGGTTAG
- a CDS encoding lipoprotein, with protein MQKFFILWVSLAALFIGGCAQKHYEISKPKLIVMKTPKLKFADTGYIRSSGERVEAELFTAGVAVEKISIDDKVCVNAGCMSEEAFVREYLSPDYPKDTLRRILLAEPIFGGINTSEQCGGARTQYIRDDKRDIVYRLKTDETYFKDRVNGFIIKISDLDDNQSLP; from the coding sequence ATGCAAAAATTCTTTATCCTATGGGTTAGTCTAGCAGCCCTCTTTATCGGAGGGTGTGCGCAAAAACACTACGAAATCAGCAAGCCTAAACTGATCGTCATGAAAACGCCGAAACTCAAATTTGCCGATACGGGGTACATCCGCTCCAGCGGCGAGAGGGTCGAAGCTGAACTGTTTACCGCCGGTGTCGCGGTAGAGAAGATATCGATAGACGATAAGGTCTGCGTTAACGCGGGGTGTATGAGCGAAGAGGCGTTTGTCCGCGAGTATCTTTCACCTGATTATCCGAAAGATACGCTCCGACGCATTTTATTGGCCGAGCCGATTTTCGGCGGGATCAATACGTCCGAGCAGTGCGGAGGGGCACGGACACAGTACATTCGAGACGACAAAAGGGACATCGTCTATCGGCTCAAAACGGATGAAACCTACTTTAAAGACCGTGTAAACGGTTTTATTATCAAAATCAGCGATCTTGACGATAATCAATCTCTTCCGTGA
- a CDS encoding pyridoxal phosphate-dependent aminotransferase, whose amino-acid sequence MKLSKRSGNVEQSHIRSMTKACNALGGINMAQGVCDLDVPREVIEGAYGAMKEGINIYTPTEGLPRLRNAIASKMKRFYDVEIAPEQVLVSDGATGAFYTACMALLNPGDEVILFEPYYGYHRSTLTSLGIVPTFVRLEAPEWSLDINALEAVVTPKTRAMVICNPANPSGKVYTREELEMIGAFAERHDLIIFADEMYEHFLYGDAVHISALSVPSLKERCVVLSGFSKVFSITGWRLGYAIAPIHVIEAMAQLNDLIYVCAPAPLQIGAAVGLEELEDEYYTELARLHEHKRDLFCDALRDAGLTPSIPKGAYYVMTDVSAVAGNDDFEKAMEILERTGIASVPGRAFYHDDAGKNMVRFCYSKPLEVLVEAAERIQRL is encoded by the coding sequence ATGAAACTGAGCAAACGCAGCGGCAATGTAGAACAATCCCATATCCGCTCTATGACAAAAGCGTGCAACGCACTGGGCGGAATCAATATGGCGCAGGGGGTATGCGATCTAGACGTTCCCCGTGAAGTAATCGAGGGAGCGTATGGGGCGATGAAGGAGGGGATTAACATCTATACCCCGACCGAAGGGCTGCCGCGATTGAGAAACGCAATAGCCTCGAAAATGAAACGCTTTTACGATGTCGAAATTGCTCCTGAGCAGGTACTGGTCTCAGACGGTGCGACGGGGGCATTTTATACGGCGTGTATGGCACTGCTCAATCCCGGTGATGAGGTGATACTGTTCGAACCCTACTACGGTTACCACCGCTCCACATTGACATCTCTTGGCATTGTACCGACGTTTGTCCGTCTGGAAGCTCCCGAATGGAGCCTTGACATAAATGCGTTGGAAGCAGTTGTAACTCCAAAAACCCGTGCGATGGTGATCTGCAATCCCGCCAATCCGAGCGGTAAAGTCTATACGCGTGAAGAGTTGGAGATGATTGGAGCTTTTGCGGAGAGACACGATTTGATTATTTTCGCCGATGAGATGTACGAGCACTTTTTATACGGGGATGCGGTGCATATCAGCGCACTCAGTGTGCCGAGCCTCAAAGAACGGTGTGTTGTCCTCTCCGGCTTTTCAAAAGTGTTCAGTATCACCGGGTGGCGGCTGGGGTACGCGATCGCTCCGATCCATGTCATCGAGGCTATGGCGCAGCTCAACGATCTGATCTACGTCTGTGCCCCTGCACCGTTACAGATCGGTGCGGCGGTTGGGTTGGAAGAACTTGAAGATGAGTATTACACCGAGCTTGCCCGACTCCACGAGCATAAGCGTGATCTCTTCTGCGATGCGTTGCGCGATGCGGGGCTGACTCCGAGCATACCGAAAGGGGCGTATTACGTCATGACCGATGTGAGTGCTGTGGCAGGAAATGATGATTTTGAAAAAGCGATGGAAATTTTGGAGAGAACAGGTATTGCATCGGTTCCGGGACGGGCATTTTACCACGACGATGCGGGGAAAAATATGGTCCGCTTTTGTTACTCTAAACCGCTCGAGGTACTCGTAGAGGCGGCGGAGAGAATACAGCGATTATGA
- a CDS encoding type II toxin-antitoxin system RelE/ParE family toxin, protein MEECVIRIVRNRKFTIQLQNILRFIALDKRSAALDFQHEIDTKFELLKTQPMMGRVSLYAEDENVRDLIYCGYTIVYEIKDEQTIRILEIFKWQDKLG, encoded by the coding sequence TTGGAAGAGTGTGTAATCCGGATTGTCCGCAACCGAAAGTTTACTATCCAACTTCAAAATATTCTCCGTTTTATCGCCCTCGATAAACGTTCCGCCGCCCTCGATTTTCAACATGAAATAGATACTAAGTTTGAGCTTTTAAAGACTCAGCCGATGATGGGAAGAGTATCGTTGTATGCGGAGGATGAGAATGTACGTGATCTTATCTACTGTGGATACACCATCGTTTATGAAATTAAAGACGAACAAACGATTCGTATTTTGGAAATCTTTAAATGGCAAGATAAATTAGGGTGA
- a CDS encoding kap p-loop domain-containing protein: MTQNTAVNHHIKDFLEYYIALDQPEYAVLLSGKWGSGKTFFINQVTEKYQDSKNIVKVSLFGLKSKEDIHKKVLLKLFNIDDTHDVSVTARVVGQVLKKFTGINLSDMPMGWALKQEGNQNAIFIFDDLERTGIELLELHGYINELTETHKQKVILLADEDKLKDDEKYILFKEKTIGKTFQIEQDFDTVFSSFLNGLKHSKEILQNNQSVIKSVYETAGYNNLRSLRQGLLDFDRLINYFEPKFKNHAELMTEIIQNFFVFTFEIKSGKLDIQTLQEMTMLRVGRMLNEEKSDDKLTPIEKVFHKYSFLSYELLLSMESWIDFFTLGILASERITDDLNRSRYFFREEREEWLNLWYFRELEEEEFQIALKSTLDKLERNEYSDAEIVMHITGILLRLSANRLYQNTEADIVQTMKEYIDRNRKNWDDIYTVDDFRIEQSGFGLGYQNEEMDEFKEVKNYLLEKAKETMYEDLSAQGERLLKYLEENNISMFMEMLSETRNDILYRLPVFQNLNPEDFVETLYHVKNQHFRSVVKTLLIRYDQVGWGVYFPLLEELDFWKSVCQIIRGEIEDKPINIKVTWLKYLNESIEEKIIRKIEKQMQHIEKEKNNVE, encoded by the coding sequence TTGACACAAAACACTGCAGTAAATCATCATATAAAAGATTTTTTAGAGTACTACATTGCATTGGATCAACCTGAATATGCTGTATTGCTTTCTGGAAAATGGGGAAGTGGAAAGACCTTTTTTATTAATCAGGTAACTGAGAAATACCAAGATTCAAAAAATATCGTCAAAGTAAGTTTATTTGGATTGAAATCTAAAGAGGATATTCACAAAAAAGTTCTATTAAAACTATTTAACATTGATGATACGCATGATGTAAGCGTGACAGCAAGAGTAGTGGGTCAAGTTTTAAAAAAATTCACAGGCATTAATTTATCTGATATGCCAATGGGTTGGGCTTTAAAACAAGAAGGCAATCAGAACGCAATTTTCATTTTTGATGATTTGGAACGTACAGGTATAGAATTATTAGAATTGCATGGTTACATTAATGAATTAACTGAGACACATAAACAAAAAGTCATTCTGCTTGCTGATGAAGACAAGTTAAAAGATGATGAAAAATATATCCTTTTCAAAGAAAAAACAATCGGTAAAACATTTCAAATAGAGCAAGATTTTGACACTGTGTTTTCTTCATTTTTAAATGGATTGAAACATTCTAAAGAGATACTTCAAAACAATCAATCTGTTATTAAATCAGTTTATGAAACTGCCGGATATAACAATCTAAGAAGTCTCAGACAAGGGTTATTGGATTTTGATCGATTGATAAATTATTTTGAGCCAAAATTTAAAAATCATGCTGAATTGATGACAGAAATCATTCAAAATTTCTTTGTTTTTACATTTGAGATAAAAAGTGGAAAGCTTGACATCCAAACACTTCAAGAGATGACAATGCTGCGTGTAGGTAGAATGTTGAACGAAGAAAAATCTGATGATAAATTAACACCGATCGAAAAAGTTTTTCATAAATACAGTTTTTTATCGTATGAATTATTATTGTCTATGGAAAGTTGGATTGATTTTTTTACGTTAGGTATATTAGCGTCTGAACGAATCACGGATGATCTCAATAGAAGCCGCTATTTTTTTAGAGAAGAACGCGAAGAATGGCTCAATTTATGGTACTTTCGAGAACTTGAAGAAGAAGAATTTCAAATAGCATTAAAAAGTACACTCGATAAGCTAGAACGAAATGAGTACTCAGATGCTGAAATCGTGATGCACATCACAGGAATATTATTGCGCTTAAGTGCAAATAGATTGTATCAAAATACAGAGGCTGATATTGTTCAAACTATGAAGGAATATATTGATCGCAATCGTAAAAATTGGGATGATATCTATACTGTGGATGATTTTCGTATTGAGCAATCTGGATTTGGATTGGGATATCAGAATGAAGAAATGGATGAGTTTAAAGAGGTAAAAAATTATCTTTTAGAGAAAGCCAAAGAGACAATGTACGAAGATTTGTCAGCGCAAGGTGAAAGGCTTTTAAAATATTTGGAAGAGAATAATATTAGCATGTTCATGGAAATGCTTTCAGAAACAAGAAATGATATTCTTTACCGTTTGCCAGTATTTCAAAATCTGAATCCGGAGGATTTTGTTGAAACTTTGTATCATGTCAAAAATCAGCACTTTCGTTCTGTAGTGAAGACTCTTTTGATACGTTATGATCAAGTTGGATGGGGTGTATATTTTCCACTATTGGAGGAACTAGATTTCTGGAAAAGTGTTTGTCAGATTATTAGGGGCGAAATAGAAGATAAACCAATAAATATAAAAGTTACTTGGTTAAAGTACTTGAACGAAAGTATAGAAGAAAAAATCATTCGAAAAATTGAAAAACAGATGCAGCACATAGAAAAGGAAAAAAATAATGTCGAATAA
- the nfo gene encoding deoxyribonuclease IV — MSNKYVGAHVSASGGVFNAPLNAMAIGAKAFALFTKNQKQWAAKPLDDETIGLFKDNLAKSGILPKHVLPHDSYLINLGHPEEDKRQKSLEAFIDETRRCMQLGLDRLNFHPGSHLKQISEEECIERIASSMNETLSVTNGVTLVIENTAGQGSNLGWRFEHLSAIIERIEDKSRVGVCIDTCHMFTAGYDIRTRAAYDATWKEFDTIVGFKYLKGMHINDSKPDLGSHVDRHDSIGKGKIGVEPFGFIMNDPRMDDIPLVLETIDETIWAQEIALLYSLQR, encoded by the coding sequence ATGTCGAATAAATATGTAGGTGCCCACGTCTCTGCCAGCGGCGGTGTTTTTAACGCTCCGCTCAATGCAATGGCGATCGGGGCAAAGGCTTTCGCCCTTTTTACCAAAAACCAAAAACAGTGGGCGGCAAAGCCCCTCGATGATGAGACGATAGGACTTTTTAAAGACAACCTCGCCAAAAGCGGTATTCTTCCAAAGCACGTATTGCCGCACGATTCGTATTTGATCAATCTCGGTCATCCCGAAGAGGACAAACGGCAAAAATCGCTCGAAGCGTTTATCGATGAAACGCGACGCTGTATGCAACTGGGACTTGACCGTTTGAACTTCCATCCGGGAAGCCATTTGAAACAAATCAGCGAAGAGGAGTGCATTGAGCGTATCGCGTCGAGTATGAATGAAACACTCAGTGTTACAAACGGTGTCACTTTGGTAATCGAAAATACGGCGGGCCAGGGGTCCAATTTGGGGTGGAGATTTGAGCATCTAAGTGCCATTATAGAGCGTATAGAGGACAAATCCCGCGTCGGTGTGTGTATCGATACGTGCCATATGTTTACCGCAGGTTACGATATCCGAACGCGCGCGGCGTATGATGCAACGTGGAAAGAGTTCGATACAATTGTAGGATTTAAGTACCTTAAAGGGATGCACATCAACGATTCCAAACCCGATTTGGGAAGTCATGTCGACCGGCACGACTCGATCGGCAAAGGAAAAATCGGGGTCGAGCCGTTCGGATTTATCATGAACGATCCAAGAATGGATGATATCCCTTTGGTGCTTGAGACAATCGATGAGACGATTTGGGCGCAGGAGATCGCGCTGCTATATTCACTACAAAGGTAG